The candidate division KSB1 bacterium genome segment CCGTGTTCAAGCTCTCGGCAAAGCCGTCGCTGCGCCGCGCCAGCAGCTCGTAAACCCGCACCGGGCGGGATTTGCCTTTGACCCGCAGAAAATCCAATTCGCGCGCGATGATTTTCGCCTTGGCGAGTTTATAGGTCTCTTCGCCGAGCATGATTTTGGTACCGTACATTTTATTGGCACCCTCCAAGCGCGAGGCGAGGTTGACGGAATCGCCGATGACGGTGTAATCAAAACGGTTTTTGCCGCCGATGTTGCCGGCGATCATCTCGCCGCTGTTGAGGCCGATGCGTGCCTCGAAGGCCGGGCGTTTTTCCGCGATCCATTTCTTGCGCAGCCCGATCAGCGCTTTCTGCATGTCCAGCGCGGCGAGGCAAGCGCGCTCGGCGTGATCGGGTTGATCGACCGGCACACCGAAAACCGCGACCACGGCGTCGCCTTCGTATTTGTCCAGATAGCCGCCGTATTCCAGCACGATATCCGTCATCGCGGAAAGATACTCGTTCAATTGCGTGATCAACTGCTCGGGGCTTAATTTTTCCGAGACGGTGGTGAAATCTCTGATGTCGGAGAAAAAAGCCGTCGCATGTTTTCTCTCGCCGCCGAGCTTGAGCTTGCTCGGATCTTGAATCAGCTCGTTCACGATCAGCTCGGAGGCGTAATGCACGAACATGCCTTTGATGAGCTGCTTCTGGCGTTCCTCGCTGAGAAAACGATAGACCATGACGCTGATGAACGCAATGCCAAACGACAGCATCGGCTGCAGCACCGGAATCCACGTGCTGCGCTCGGCAAAAATCCACGTTGCCAGCACGAGATAACCGCCGCTGAGGCAGAGAACGAATAAAATTCCGAGCCACGGACTCCATATCATCGTGATGACGCCGGCGATCATGGCGAAAATCAGCATCACCACAATGCTGATGGAACGCGGCTGCTGCGCGATAAAGTCTTGCGTGAGAATGTTGTAAATGATGTTGGCGTGAATTTCAACGCCGGGAAAAGTCGCTTGCACCGGCACCGGGCGCAAATCCGACAAACCGGCCGCCGAGGTGCCGATCAGCACGATACGATTGGCAAACATTTCCTTCGGCAGGCGCTGTTCGAGGATGTCATAATAGGAAACGTAGCGAAAGGTCTTCCACATGCCCATATAATTGATCAAGGCGTGGCCGCGGTTGTCGATGGGAATGCGCAATGTTTTATTGCCGGATTTTGCCAATCGAATCTCGCGACCAAGCTCGACTTCGATATCTTTGCCGGAGAAGCCGCCAAATTGCATGACGACCGCCAGAGCGAAGGAAGGATAGGCGCGGCCGGCAAAGTTGAGCAAAAGCGGCATTTTGCGAATGACGCTGTCCTCGTCCGGCAGAAAATTGACGAACCCCATGCCAGCGGCGTTGTTATACAGCTCCATCACTTTGCCGTTGAAGCGGTCAAAACTATCGAGCGCGGCAATCGTTTCTGCCGGGAGCGGCACGATGAAGCGTTGCGCCGCAAACCCCGCCGGCGGTTTGTCCATTTTGTAAAGGAAGGCGTCGGGCTCAGCCTGACTCAGCTCCAACGCATGAATCACGTTGCCGGCGTTTTGCGTGCTGGCAATAAAAAGCGCGTCTTCCGCCGGCTGGGCGTCGCGTTCGATAAAAAGCATGTCGAACGCGATGCAACTGGCGCCGCCGGCGCGCAGGTAATCAATGGCGCGAGCATGATAACTGCGCGGCCATTGCTGAAAGCGGCCGAGCTTTTCGAGGCTGCGATTGTCGATGTCGACGATAATGATGTCTTCGATATTCGCGCTCTGGCGCCGGGCTTTCAGGGCATCCAAACGAAACGGATAGCGCAAGTCCAGCGTCTTGG includes the following:
- a CDS encoding CHASE2 domain-containing protein encodes the protein MTESLLKKALFGAALGLLAGVIVLLLTELIFPKAFRNFETKTLDLRYPFRLDALKARRQSANIEDIIIVDIDNRSLEKLGRFQQWPRSYHARAIDYLRAGGASCIAFDMLFIERDAQPAEDALFIASTQNAGNVIHALELSQAEPDAFLYKMDKPPAGFAAQRFIVPLPAETIAALDSFDRFNGKVMELYNNAAGMGFVNFLPDEDSVIRKMPLLLNFAGRAYPSFALAVVMQFGGFSGKDIEVELGREIRLAKSGNKTLRIPIDNRGHALINYMGMWKTFRYVSYYDILEQRLPKEMFANRIVLIGTSAAGLSDLRPVPVQATFPGVEIHANIIYNILTQDFIAQQPRSISIVVMLIFAMIAGVITMIWSPWLGILFVLCLSGGYLVLATWIFAERSTWIPVLQPMLSFGIAFISVMVYRFLSEERQKQLIKGMFVHYASELIVNELIQDPSKLKLGGERKHATAFFSDIRDFTTVSEKLSPEQLITQLNEYLSAMTDIVLEYGGYLDKYEGDAVVAVFGVPVDQPDHAERACLAALDMQKALIGLRKKWIAEKRPAFEARIGLNSGEMIAGNIGGKNRFDYTVIGDSVNLASRLEGANKMYGTKIMLGEETYKLAKAKIIARELDFLRVKGKSRPVRVYELLARRSDGFAESLNTAFTHFARGLELYRLQEWQKAIAEFRRVLEFKPDDGPAREFLRRCDIFMQSPRPPDWDGVFEMRSK